GCACGATGGTCGAGGAGGGCGCGCGTCGCGTCCCCGTCGTCGACGGCGAGTTCGAGGGCATCGTCACGGTGACCGACGTGATCCACGCGATCGCGGCGGGCGATCAGGAAACCGAGGGCACCGTCGAGGGCTACGCCAGCGAGAACGTGAACACGACCTACGAGGGGACGCCCCTGACCGTCGCCGAGCGCGAACTCTCGTACGCGAACGTCCCCTACACCGTCGCGCTGGGCGACGGCGGGCGGATGAGCGGCGTCCTGACGGAGGTCGACATCATCGACGTCGCCCGGATCGTCGAGGGCGAGGAGGAGACGGGCGACAACTTCGCCGACCAGGACGACGACTGGTCCTGGGAGGGGATCAAGGCCGTCGGAAGCCGCTATCTCCCCACGCGGGACATCGAGATCCCGACGGGCCCGGTCCGGGAGTTCATGAGCGACGACATCGTCACCGCGTCGGCCGACACGTCGCTGCAGGAAGCCGCACAGCGGATGATCAACCACGACATCGAGCAGATCCCGATGGTGACGGGCGAACAGCTCGTCGGCATCATCTGTGACGTCGATCTTCTGGAGGCACTCTATGAGTGAGCAAGAACATGCGGACGCGAGCCCGGACGAATCGACGAGCGAAAAACTGACCGAACTGGCCAAGCGGCGGGGTTACTTCTTCCAGTCGAGCGGCGCCTACGGCGGCGTCGGCGGCTTCTATACCTTCGGTCCCCAGGGCGCGGCCCTGAAGGGCAACGTCGAGGACGACTGGCGCGAGCGCTTCGCCGTCGCCGAGGGCAACATGGAGATCGACGCGCCGACGATCATGCCCGAGCCTGTCTTCGAGGCGTCGGGCCACCTCGACGGCTTCGACGACATGCTCGTCGAATGTCCGGAGTGCGGCGAGAGCCACCGCGCGGACCACGTCGTCGAGGACGAGACGGAGTACGAGGACGCCGAGAGCCTCCCCATTCCGGAAGTGGAGGAGGTCATCGCCGAGTACGAACTCGTCTGTCCGAACTGCGGCGCGGGCCTGGCCGGCCAGGCCGTCGAGGCCTTTAACCTCATGTTCGCGACGAACATCGGCCCCGGCGACTCCCAGCCGGGTTACCTGCGCCCGGAGACAGCACAGGGCATCTTCGTCGAGTTCCCGCGGCTGAAGGAGTACGCGCGCAACCAGCTGCCCTTCGGCGTGACCCAGATCGGCCGCGCCTACCGCAACGAGATCAGCCCGCGGCGCTCGATCATCCGGACCCGGGAGTTCACCCAGGCCGAACTCGAGTACTTCATCGACCCCGAGGCCGACGAGCCGGACCTCTCGGGCGTCGAGGACGTCGAGGTGACCCTCTACCCGGCGAACGAGCAGCAGGCAGAGGACGGCGCGGAGATCGAGACGACGATCGGCGAGGCTGTCGACGAGGGCGTCATCACCAGTCCGTGGGTCGCGTACTTCCTCGGCGTCGCCAAGCCGTGGTACGACGCGGTCGGCGTCGACATGGACCGGTTTCGGTTCCGCCAGCACCTCTCGGGCGAGCGGGCCCACTACGCCAGCGACTGCTGGGACGCCGAAAGCGAGATCGACGGCAACTGGATCGAGATGGCCGGCTTCGCCCACCGCGGCGACTACGACCTCTCGAAGCACGGCGATCACTCCGGCGATCGGTTCACGATCTTCAAGCAGTACGACGAACCTAAGACCGTCGAGCGCGCCACGGTCGACCCCGACATGAGCTACCTCGGTCCCGAGTTCGGCGGCGACGCTCAGACCGTCGTCCAGAAGCTCGAGGACCTGGCGGCCCGCGATCGCTCGGCCTTCGACGGTGACGCCGTCGCGGTCGATCTCGAGGGCGAGACTAACGAGATCCCCGTCGAGAAGACCGGCTTCGCGGTCGAGGAACAGACTGAGGCCGGCGAGCACATTACGCCCCACGTGATCGAGCCTTCCTTCGGCGTCGACCGCCTGGTCTACACCGTCCTCCACCACGCCTACCGCGAGGACGAGGTCGACGGCGAGGAGCGGACCTACCTCGAACTCGAGCCGGAGGTCGCGCCGACCTTCGTCGGCGTCTTCCCGCTGCAAAGCGACGACGACCTCGAGACCGAAGCGCAGGAGATCGCCGCCGACCTGCGCGAGGCGGGCCTGTCGGTCACCTACGACGACTCGGGCAACATCGGCCGGCGCTACCGCCGCCAGGACGAGGTCGGCACGCCGTTCTGCGTGACCGTCGACTACGAGAGCGTAGACGATCAGGCCGTGACCGTCCGCGAGCGCGACACGACCGCCCAGAAGCGCCTGCCAATCGACGACCTCCCCGAGACGCTGTCGGCGCTGCGCGCCGGCGACATCGCGTTCGACGACCTCGAAGAGTAGGCCACGGACGGCCCCGACCCCGCGGATCTTTTATATAATATATAGCGCTCGGGAGAACTAACCGACGGACTGAAGGTCACATCCCCCGAGGCTCGACGTGATGGCCGACGAACTGAAGCGGCGACTCGTCCACGCCAGCGGCTCGGGCCTGGTCGCGCTCTATCTGCTCGCCGACGCTCTCGATCTCGGGCTGACCTGGGGCCGGTTTCGGGTCCTCATGATCGTTCTCGCAGCCGGGGCGCTCGTCCTCGAGTTCATCCGGTTGCAGATCGGCCTCGACTGGCGGCTCTACGACGTGCTCACTCGCGAGTACGAGCAGGACAACCCCGCCGCCTACGCGCTCTACCTGATCAGCATGGCCGCCGTCGTGGTCGCCTTCGAACCGGATATCGCGCTTCCCGCAATGTTGATGCTCGCGCTCGGCGACCCGATTAGCGGCACGGTCTCGGACAACACGCTCCAGCGGATCAAGTCGCCGAAAGTGCTGATCACGATGTTCCTCGTCTCGACGGTGATCGCAATCCCGTTCCTTCCGCTGGCGGCGGCGCTGGTCGCCGCCCTCGGCGCGACGATCGCCGACGGCGTCACCCTCGAGATCCGCAGCTACATCGTCGACGACAACCTGACGATCCCGATCTACGCCGCCGTCCTGGCGTACCTGGTTCTCGAGTTCGCGCCGGCGTGACCGCGTCCGGCGCCCGCCTCCGCGGTCGGGATGCGACGGAGCGGTTCTGTGCGCCGTGCTGGCCGAGCGAAGATGGCGAGCGCCCACTCAGGCGTTCAGTCGCCAGAGTTCGAAATTGAGCACCGCCGCGAAGGTGATCCACGCGAGATACGGCACGAGGAGCGCCGCGGCGCGGCGATCGACCCGACGGAAGGCGACGACAGTTGCCGCGACGAGGAGCCAGAGGACGATGACAATCCCGAGCGCGAGCAACGGCGCCTCGAGCGCGAAGAATGCCGGCGTCCAGGCGACGTTGAACAGCATCTGGACGGCGAACAGTCCCAGCGCCAGGCGGCGGCCGTCGGCGTCGCTTCGCCAGGCGAGCCACAGCGCGATCCCGAGCAGGGTAAAGAGCAGCGTCCAGACGACCGGGAACGCGAGGTCGGGCGGGTAGAACCACGGTTTCTCGAGCGCGCGGAATCACGGCGTATCGGGTGAGGCGACGGCGCTGGGCGCCGCGCCGACGAGGTTGACGAGGGCGACGAACCCGATCGCGGTGAGGATCGACCCGGCGTCCGGTCGGCGGTCGGTGAGCGTTCCGGTTTCCATACCGCCGATAGGACGCCAGCGGACTTATACCGGTGACCGCCGGGCGCGAACGAACTGCCCGGAGCCGCGCAAACGCGATCGATCGGCCGCCCGTCCGACGTTTCACTTTCACCGCGATACGCGAACCCTTATTCACAGCCGGGATGAACGCCCCGTAATGGCAGCGACGGACGAGGACGCGGAGCCGCCGTCTATCGAGCATCCGCTACTCGAACCCGACTTTCTCGAGCGACGACTCTACCAGCTGAAACTCGCGGGCACGGCCGCGAACGACCACACCCTCGTCTGTCTCCCCACCGGGCTGGGGAAGACGACGGTCAGCCTGCTGGTCACCGCACGCCGGCTCGAGGAGGCCGGCGGGAAGTCGCTGATGCTCGCCCCGACGAAGCCCCTCGTCCAGCAGCACGCGGACTTCTACCGGGAGGCACTGCAGATCCCCGACGAGGAGATCGTCGTCTTCACCGGCGACGTCAGCCCCGACGAGCGGGCCGCCCTCTGGGAGGAGTCGACCGTGGTGATGGCCACCCCGCAGGTGATCGAGAACGACCTGGTCGGGAGCCGGATCTCGCTATCCGACGTCACCCACTGCACCTTCGACGAGTGCCATCGCGCGACCGGCGACTACGCCTACAACTACATCGCCGAGCGCTACCACGAAGACGCTCGCGAGCCGCTCGTGACCGGCATGAGCGCCTCGCCCGGCGGCGACGAGGAGGCCATCCTCGAAGTCTGCGAGAACCTCGGCATTCACGAGGTCGAGGTGATGACCGAGGAGGACGCCGACGTCGACGAGTTCACCCACGACACCGAGGTCGAGTGGGAGCGCATCGACCTCCCCGAGGAAGTCCTCGAGATCCGGGACGCGTTAAACGACGTCATCAAGGAACGCCTCGAGAAGCTCAAAGAGTTGGGCGTGGCGAGTTCGACCCAACCCGACCAGTCCCAGAAGGACCTGAACCGGATGCGGGCCGAACTCCAGCAGCTGATCAACAACGACCAGTCCGAGGGGTTCGAGGGGATGTCGATCCACGCCGAGGTGATGAAGCTCCGCCAGGCCGTCACGCTCGTCGAGACCCAGAGCGTCGAAGCGGTCCGGCGATACTTCGAGCGCCAGCGCAACCAGGCGCGCTCCTCGGGCGCGTCGAAGGCGAGCCAGCGGATGGTCTCGGACCCGCGGGTCCGCGAGGCGATGCGGAAGGCCGAGAACTTCGACGAGATTCATCCCAAGTACCGCAAGACCAGGATGCTGCTCGCCGAGACGCTCGGGCTCGAGGGCGGCGAGCGCGTGATCGTCTTCACGGAGTCGCGGGACACGGCCGAGGCGCTGACGGACTTCCTCGCGGAGAGCGTCGACGCGAAGCGGTTCGTCGGTCAGGGCGACCGCGAGGGCTCCGACGGGATGACCCAGAAAGAACAGCAGGAGGTCTTAGACGAATTCCGCGCCGGGGAGTTCGAGGTGCTCGTCTCGACGTCGGTCGCCGAGGAGGGACTAGACGTACCCGAGGTCGACCTGGTGCTGTTCTACGAGCCGGTCCCGACCGCGATTCGCTCGATCCAGCGGAAGGGCCGGACGGGACGCCAGTCTGAGGGTCGAGTCGTCGTCCTCATGGCCGAGGACACCCGCGACGAGGCCTACTTCTGGATCTCCCGGCGCCGCGAGAAGGAGATGGAGTCGGAGCTACGCGACTTGAAGGGGATGGCCGACGACCTCGAGGAAGAACTGGACGACTCCCAGCAGTCGCTGGCGGACTTCGAGGGCGAGGACGCCGACGGGAAGCGCGACGTGAAAGTGAACGAGAAAGGCGCCGATTCCGGTGACGTCGGCGATTCCTCCAGTGGAAGTGAAGGGGGTTCGACACGGTCGGGACTGCGTGACTTTACCGAATCGGAGACGGACGAGGACGGGGACGGAGACGAGAACGCGCCAGGCGACGAACCGACTGCGGGCGGAGACGACGACGCGGGCACGGATGGGGACGGGAGCAGCGACACTGAGTCCGTCGAGACCCACGAACCCCACGCCGAGGGCGAGGCCGTCGAGATCGTCGCCGACCAGCGGGAGATGGACGCCAACATCGCCCGCGACCTCTCGCGGCGCGAGGAGATGGAGGTTCGCCTCGAGACGCTCGACGTCGGCGACTACATCTGCTCGGACCGCGTCGTCGTCGAGCGCAAGTCCGTCGCTGACTTCGTCGACTCCCTGGTCGGCGGCGACCGGTCGATCTTCGACCAGGTCGGTGCGATGGCCCGCCACTACTCGCGGCCGATCGTGATCGTCGAGGGAGACGGACTGTACGAACAGCGAGACATTCACCCGAACGCGGTCCGCGGGGCGCTCTCGAGCCTCGCGGTCGACTTCGGCGCGAGCGTGCTGCGGACCGAGAGCGAGGCCGACACGACCGACCTCCTGGCGGTGATCGCCGGCCGGGAACAGGACCTCTCGGACAGGGAGGTGTCGGTCCACGGCGAGAAGGGCAGCAAGACCTTGAGCGAACAGCAGGAGTACGTCGTCGCCTCGATCGCCGAAATCGGTCCCGTCACCGCGCGCTCGTTGCTCGAGGAGTTCGGGACGGTCGAAGCCGTAATGATCGCGACCGAAGACGAGTTGCAGGACGCCGACGGCGTCGGGCAGGTGACCGCCGAGCGGATCCGGGACGTCGTCGGGAGCGACTACGCTGGATAGGTCGCTCCCGGTCCCATGTCGGGAGTCGATCGTGACGGTCCCAGTTCTCAGCGAAGCGTCGACAGCGTCTCGCCAGCCTCGCGGGCCGCTTCGAGACACTCCTTCGCGTAGCGCGGATCGTCCGTCGCGGCGGCTTCTTCGGCGAACTTCTCGAGGGTCCGGACGAGCGCGTCGCGGGCGGTCTCGAGGTCGCCGTCGACCGACGGCGGACTCGACGCGGGGGCGCGACGAGCGGAACGTACGGACCCGCTGTCGGACGAGTCCGACCCGGCGGTCGGCTGTGCTGCCGTCGAGCGCGGCTGCCGATCGACGGTCGAGTCGCTCGACGCGTTCGCGTCGGCCCGCGAGGGGGTCCCTCGCTCCTCGTTTCGCTGGCCGGTCGCCGAGGTGGGATCGGTCGTCGGCTCGACGTCGATTTCGGAGCCCGCCTGGCCGGCGTCCCCCGATCCGGACCCGGACCCGGACTCGGCCTCGGTGACAGCCGTGGAGTCGGTCGGTATGTCGGGATCGGCCTGGTCGGCGGTCTCAGCGGCGGCGTCGACACCATCGTCGGCCGTCGCGCCCGCCCCCGCTTCCCCGTCCTCGGCCGGCTGGGCCTCGAGATCGGTGCCCTCGACGGCATCGGGGTTGCCGTGACAGCTGGGACAGAAGGTGGTGCCGTCCATCTGGAACAGCGGATCGCCGCAGGTGCCGCAGTGGGCGTTGGTCATCGTCGCGCCCTTGAGCAGCAGATCGCTCATCCGCTGGGTCGCCTGGCGCTCTTCCTTGTCGCGTTCGTACTTCTCGCGGAGTTTCTCGCGCTCGGCTTCCTTGTCGAAGTCGCTCATGTCCATCTAGAGGTGTCGGCCCGTCGAAAAAGCTACGACAGCGGCGGCTCGTGATGCGGGTCGGTCGCGACTACGTCTCGTCGGCCGCCTCGACCGCGTCGACGGCCGCTTCGGGCGTCTCGACGACCCGAACGCCGGGCACGTCGTGCGTGCCGAGGCCGACGACGGGTCGCTCGAAGATCTGCGCGAAGCCGATCTCCGAGAGGGTCCCCGCGCTGCCCGCTAGCGCGATCACGGCGTCACCGTTCAGCGGAACGAGGGCGTTCCTGGCGTGGCCCATCCCGGTCGCGATCGGGACGTCGACGTAGTCGTTGGCCGCCTCGCGGCGCTCGCCGGGTAGAATGCCGATCGTCGTTCCGCCCTCGGCCTTCGCGCCGCGGCAGACCGCTTCCATCGTCCCGCCGCGGCCGCCGCAGACGACCGTGTGACCGCGAGCGCCGAGTTCGCGACCGACCGCCTCGGCGCGGGCCGCCTGGTCGTCGGTGATCGTGCCGCCGCCGATGACGCTGACGCGCATATCGGAACGTCAACGGCGCCGGCTATGGGCGGTTCGATATCGGCGCGAATCGGTGGGGTCGGGTCGCGGTAGTCCGGCTCACGGTCTCACCGTTCGACGATCGTCGACACCAACATCGTCAAACCGTCTGAAGCGGGTGGTTTCGACGGATTTAACGCGGGGGCAGGTGCACATTTACGTGGTATGACGAAAGTTAGCGTGGTCGGCGCGGCCGGCACGGTCGGGGCCGCCGCAGGCTACAATATCGCGCTTCGGGACATCGCTGACGAACTCGTCTTCGTCGATATTCCGGACAAGGAAGACGACACGATCGGCCAGGCCGCCGACGCCAACCACGGCGCGGCCTACGACTCGAACACGACGATCCGGCAGGGCGGCTACGAGGACACCGCGGGCTCGGACGTCGTCGTCATCACGGCCGGCATCCCGCGCCAGCCTGGCCAGACGCGGATCGACCTGGCGGGCGACAACGCGCCCATCATGGAGGACATCGGTTCCTCGATCGCCGAGCACAACGATGACTTCATCACCGTCACGACGTCGAACCCCGTCGACCTGCTCAACCGTCACCTCTACGAGTCGGGCGACCGGGCCCGAGAGAAAGTGATCGGCTTCGGCGGCCGGCTCGACTCCGCCCGGTTCCGCTACGTCATCTCCGAGCGCTTCGACGCGCCGGTCAAGAACGTCGAGGCGACGATCCTCGGCGAGCACGGCGACGCCCAGGTTCCCGTCTTCTCGAAGGTCCGCGTCAACGGCCGAGACCTCGAGTTCGACGAGGACGAGAAGGAGGAACTGCTCGAGGAGCTCCAGACCTCGGCGATGAACGTCATCGAGAAGAAAGGCGCGACCCAGTGGGGGCCGGCGACCGGCGTCGGGCACATGGTCGAGGCCATCCTGCGCGACACGGGCGAAGTGCTGCCCGCGAGCGTCACGCTCGAGGGCGAGTACGGCCACGAGGACACCGCCTTCGGCGTTCCCGTCAAGCTCGGCGCGAACGGCGTCGAGGAGATCGTCGAGTGGGACCTGACCGAGTTCGAGCGCAACCAGCTCGGCGAGGCCGCCGAGAAGCTCTCGGACCAGTACGACGAAATCGCGTAGTCGAGTCCGTCGTTCCGGTTTTTTCGCAGTCAACAGTCCAGGGGGTCGGTTCGCACTCGCCGACGGGTCTCGATCCGGTCGCGCGTCGACCGTCCAGCGCTCGACCCCCGGAGTGCGTCGCTATCCTTCGAGCAACCGAATCAGCGGCAGTAGAACGATGTCCGTGCGGCTGAGACGCAGGGGAGAGTCCGAACAAACGAGGATCTCTCAGCAGTTCCTCACGGGATCAGCTGTTCGCCGTCGTCGTCGTAGATTTTGATCGCGTCGACAGGGCAGGTCCGGGCGGCGAACTTTGCGTCGAGTTCCGCGTCCTCGGGCACCTCACGGACGAAGATCCCGTCCTCGACCTCCTCGCTGTCCGCGAGGTCGGCCTTCCCCGTCGACTTGTTCTCCTCGAAGGCGTCCCATTCGGCGACGCACTGGAACATCCCGATACAGGTGTCCTCGTCGAATTCGACTTTCATGGGCGGGGATTAGGTCGATCTCCGTAAATCGTTAGCGGTCGTTCGATCCGTGAACCACCGGTCTCGTCTCGCGCGCCGGTGTTTCCACTTCGAATACGAGGACGCGGCCGGGACGCCGTGGACGGTGAGCACCGTCGCGCCGTCCGACGCCCGCTACAGGGCGGTCCCGACGCGGTCGGAGGGGAAACGAAGACGAAGCCGCGGTGCTGCGAGCCGGCGAGGCGGTCTAGACGTCGTGGACCGAGTGGGGCGCCTCGCGACGGCGACCGGCCCGCGTCGCCGGGGACGGAGCCTCGCCCTCGAGAACAGCGAGGACGTCCCGATAATCGACGACGCCGTTTCCGTCGACGTCGAGCGCGTCAGTCACGTCGTCGGTGACGGGACCCACGTACTCGAGGGCGAGCGCGGCGTCGCGACGGCCCTTCGGACCGTTCCTGACGATCTCGCGCTCCCAGGCGCCCCGGTCGTCCTCGGAGACGTCGGCCAGGCGGCCGAACAGCACGAGCGCGGCGACGGTTACCGAGAGGTCGGTGTGGTGGACCCAGCCGTCGAACGGCTCGACGTCGGGACCGGCGGCCATGACCGTCTGGGCCGGGCCGGTGTGGACGTCCGAGGCCCACGCGACGCCGAGGTGCTCCGAGAGGACCGCCCCTAACTCGTTCGAGAGCGCGTAGGGGTCGTCGGCACCCACGACGTCCTCGATGCGCGCGACGTCCTCGTCGGTGAGGTCGACGTCGACGCGTTCCTCGACCGCGTCGCGAACCGGGACGCCGTCCTCGATGGTCTCGGCGATGGCCGCGTTGCTCGCCCGCGCGTTCCGGATCGCCTCGACGTCGATCGGCGATCCGTAGTCGCTGCCGGTCGCCAGGCC
This window of the Natrinema salifodinae genome carries:
- a CDS encoding CBS domain-containing protein, translated to MNVADAMTPREDVVTVELPGTRTDVLEYLQERPFSSVPVVKEIDEGLEYRGLVSRESLIEQPDEDQLVMLMEEEVPTTTAGTSLEDVARTMVEEGARRVPVVDGEFEGIVTVTDVIHAIAAGDQETEGTVEGYASENVNTTYEGTPLTVAERELSYANVPYTVALGDGGRMSGVLTEVDIIDVARIVEGEEETGDNFADQDDDWSWEGIKAVGSRYLPTRDIEIPTGPVREFMSDDIVTASADTSLQEAAQRMINHDIEQIPMVTGEQLVGIICDVDLLEALYE
- the glyS gene encoding glycine--tRNA ligase; amino-acid sequence: MSEQEHADASPDESTSEKLTELAKRRGYFFQSSGAYGGVGGFYTFGPQGAALKGNVEDDWRERFAVAEGNMEIDAPTIMPEPVFEASGHLDGFDDMLVECPECGESHRADHVVEDETEYEDAESLPIPEVEEVIAEYELVCPNCGAGLAGQAVEAFNLMFATNIGPGDSQPGYLRPETAQGIFVEFPRLKEYARNQLPFGVTQIGRAYRNEISPRRSIIRTREFTQAELEYFIDPEADEPDLSGVEDVEVTLYPANEQQAEDGAEIETTIGEAVDEGVITSPWVAYFLGVAKPWYDAVGVDMDRFRFRQHLSGERAHYASDCWDAESEIDGNWIEMAGFAHRGDYDLSKHGDHSGDRFTIFKQYDEPKTVERATVDPDMSYLGPEFGGDAQTVVQKLEDLAARDRSAFDGDAVAVDLEGETNEIPVEKTGFAVEEQTEAGEHITPHVIEPSFGVDRLVYTVLHHAYREDEVDGEERTYLELEPEVAPTFVGVFPLQSDDDLETEAQEIAADLREAGLSVTYDDSGNIGRRYRRQDEVGTPFCVTVDYESVDDQAVTVRERDTTAQKRLPIDDLPETLSALRAGDIAFDDLEE
- a CDS encoding diacylglycerol/polyprenol kinase family protein — translated: MADELKRRLVHASGSGLVALYLLADALDLGLTWGRFRVLMIVLAAGALVLEFIRLQIGLDWRLYDVLTREYEQDNPAAYALYLISMAAVVVAFEPDIALPAMLMLALGDPISGTVSDNTLQRIKSPKVLITMFLVSTVIAIPFLPLAAALVAALGATIADGVTLEIRSYIVDDNLTIPIYAAVLAYLVLEFAPA
- a CDS encoding DEAD/DEAH box helicase — protein: MAATDEDAEPPSIEHPLLEPDFLERRLYQLKLAGTAANDHTLVCLPTGLGKTTVSLLVTARRLEEAGGKSLMLAPTKPLVQQHADFYREALQIPDEEIVVFTGDVSPDERAALWEESTVVMATPQVIENDLVGSRISLSDVTHCTFDECHRATGDYAYNYIAERYHEDAREPLVTGMSASPGGDEEAILEVCENLGIHEVEVMTEEDADVDEFTHDTEVEWERIDLPEEVLEIRDALNDVIKERLEKLKELGVASSTQPDQSQKDLNRMRAELQQLINNDQSEGFEGMSIHAEVMKLRQAVTLVETQSVEAVRRYFERQRNQARSSGASKASQRMVSDPRVREAMRKAENFDEIHPKYRKTRMLLAETLGLEGGERVIVFTESRDTAEALTDFLAESVDAKRFVGQGDREGSDGMTQKEQQEVLDEFRAGEFEVLVSTSVAEEGLDVPEVDLVLFYEPVPTAIRSIQRKGRTGRQSEGRVVVLMAEDTRDEAYFWISRRREKEMESELRDLKGMADDLEEELDDSQQSLADFEGEDADGKRDVKVNEKGADSGDVGDSSSGSEGGSTRSGLRDFTESETDEDGDGDENAPGDEPTAGGDDDAGTDGDGSSDTESVETHEPHAEGEAVEIVADQREMDANIARDLSRREEMEVRLETLDVGDYICSDRVVVERKSVADFVDSLVGGDRSIFDQVGAMARHYSRPIVIVEGDGLYEQRDIHPNAVRGALSSLAVDFGASVLRTESEADTTDLLAVIAGREQDLSDREVSVHGEKGSKTLSEQQEYVVASIAEIGPVTARSLLEEFGTVEAVMIATEDELQDADGVGQVTAERIRDVVGSDYAG
- a CDS encoding Sjogren's syndrome/scleroderma autoantigen 1 family protein — protein: MSDFDKEAEREKLREKYERDKEERQATQRMSDLLLKGATMTNAHCGTCGDPLFQMDGTTFCPSCHGNPDAVEGTDLEAQPAEDGEAGAGATADDGVDAAAETADQADPDIPTDSTAVTEAESGSGSGSGDAGQAGSEIDVEPTTDPTSATGQRNEERGTPSRADANASSDSTVDRQPRSTAAQPTAGSDSSDSGSVRSARRAPASSPPSVDGDLETARDALVRTLEKFAEEAAATDDPRYAKECLEAAREAGETLSTLR
- a CDS encoding TIGR00725 family protein; its protein translation is MRVSVIGGGTITDDQAARAEAVGRELGARGHTVVCGGRGGTMEAVCRGAKAEGGTTIGILPGERREAANDYVDVPIATGMGHARNALVPLNGDAVIALAGSAGTLSEIGFAQIFERPVVGLGTHDVPGVRVVETPEAAVDAVEAADET
- the mdh gene encoding malate dehydrogenase, with the translated sequence MTKVSVVGAAGTVGAAAGYNIALRDIADELVFVDIPDKEDDTIGQAADANHGAAYDSNTTIRQGGYEDTAGSDVVVITAGIPRQPGQTRIDLAGDNAPIMEDIGSSIAEHNDDFITVTTSNPVDLLNRHLYESGDRAREKVIGFGGRLDSARFRYVISERFDAPVKNVEATILGEHGDAQVPVFSKVRVNGRDLEFDEDEKEELLEELQTSAMNVIEKKGATQWGPATGVGHMVEAILRDTGEVLPASVTLEGEYGHEDTAFGVPVKLGANGVEEIVEWDLTEFERNQLGEAAEKLSDQYDEIA
- a CDS encoding ferredoxin; this translates as MKVEFDEDTCIGMFQCVAEWDAFEENKSTGKADLADSEEVEDGIFVREVPEDAELDAKFAARTCPVDAIKIYDDDGEQLIP